Proteins co-encoded in one Desulfovibrio inopinatus DSM 10711 genomic window:
- a CDS encoding PD-(D/E)XK nuclease family protein gives MNTPNLFTYATKELSQDAFLCWLSAWADPKYAANEPTMHKCAQQFILWLLKHGGISEVNSVESLEIRQQYYSIDILIIVNNEYTILIEDKVHSNQHGNQLKRYLDRLVEEDKIPRAKIVPIYLKTGNPESGEYDEAIKNEYSVVQRRDLLDLFDKKDIHPLFHDFYSYLEKQEEEMNSWMSSPLSIWSTNWSAWIGFYSKIYDHFSKKFKPNEHGWGYIANPNGGFMSYWLHYGENLHISLQEKALCIKILENNKEKRSETRKQWYDIVSETAKNSSLCYSKPARFGSGSYMTVVTRDNGYIFVDEDGIINLEKTIMNIEEAYTLIKDCTG, from the coding sequence ATGAATACTCCAAATCTCTTTACATATGCGACGAAAGAGCTGTCACAAGATGCATTCCTTTGCTGGTTATCAGCTTGGGCTGATCCAAAATATGCAGCAAATGAACCAACGATGCACAAATGTGCTCAACAATTCATACTATGGCTATTGAAACATGGTGGGATTTCAGAAGTCAATTCTGTAGAGTCTCTTGAAATTAGACAACAATACTACTCGATAGACATACTCATAATAGTAAACAATGAATACACAATACTTATTGAAGACAAAGTCCATTCAAATCAACATGGAAATCAATTAAAAAGATATCTTGATAGGCTAGTTGAAGAAGACAAAATTCCTCGTGCTAAAATTGTTCCAATATATTTAAAAACAGGAAATCCTGAAAGTGGTGAATATGATGAGGCAATAAAAAATGAGTATTCAGTTGTTCAACGACGTGACTTACTTGATCTGTTTGATAAAAAAGACATCCACCCTCTTTTTCATGATTTTTATTCTTACCTAGAAAAACAAGAAGAAGAGATGAATTCATGGATGTCGAGTCCACTTTCAATATGGAGTACTAATTGGTCTGCCTGGATTGGCTTTTATTCTAAAATATACGATCATTTTTCTAAAAAATTTAAACCTAACGAACATGGATGGGGGTATATAGCAAATCCAAATGGTGGTTTTATGAGCTACTGGCTACATTATGGAGAAAATCTCCATATAAGCCTCCAAGAGAAGGCCCTGTGCATCAAAATATTGGAAAATAATAAAGAAAAAAGATCTGAAACGAGAAAACAATGGTACGATATTGTTTCTGAAACTGCTAAAAATTCGTCGCTATGCTATTCCAAACCTGCCAGATTTGGATCTGGATCATATATGACCGTAGTAACTCGAGACAACGGCTACATCTTTGTAGATGAAGATGGAATTATAAACCTAGAAAAAACCATAATGAACATTGAAGAAGCATATACCCTTATAAAAGACTGTACCGGTTGA
- a CDS encoding arabinose transporter, translating into MSMQSERPSDDIQWNLRIILPLMAVVFIAFLVIGMAIPVVPLYVSRKLGYGPVMVGVAVSCEFVAALFSRFWAGRYADTRGTKRTVIIGLVTGFGSGVFYLLSLWLFRLPMVAAMMLLLGRILLGGAESFIITGALTWGLSIVGPLHAGKVISWIGTAIWAAFAVGAPVGMALYDPFGFFAVALGTAVLPLATLCVVIPLKQRTVHRTSTVHSSISQILRAVWLPGTGLGLTAVGFGSITTFGALLFADRGWEATWLVFTSLSAAFILGRVVFGHIPDRIGGARSALISVFVEAAGLFLIWLASGPLLVFIGAAVTGLGYALVYPGFGLEAMHMTPSEDHGLAMGAYTAFLDLALGITGPSLGLVASWVGLEFIFLVAGISVLAAAWIALVLMRNGRRAPGAAG; encoded by the coding sequence ATGTCGATGCAATCGGAACGTCCATCGGATGATATCCAATGGAATTTGCGGATTATTCTTCCGCTGATGGCCGTGGTTTTTATTGCGTTTCTCGTTATTGGCATGGCCATTCCGGTTGTCCCACTCTATGTTTCGCGCAAGCTGGGATATGGTCCGGTGATGGTCGGTGTTGCCGTGAGTTGTGAATTTGTGGCCGCACTGTTTTCACGTTTCTGGGCTGGGCGGTATGCCGACACGCGAGGGACAAAACGAACAGTCATTATTGGCCTGGTTACTGGGTTTGGTTCCGGGGTATTTTATTTGTTGTCACTGTGGCTATTTCGTCTGCCGATGGTTGCGGCGATGATGCTTTTGTTGGGACGAATATTACTTGGTGGAGCGGAAAGCTTTATCATCACCGGGGCGCTGACGTGGGGACTGAGTATTGTCGGGCCGTTGCATGCCGGTAAAGTCATTTCCTGGATTGGTACCGCAATATGGGCGGCATTTGCCGTGGGAGCACCGGTTGGAATGGCGTTGTATGATCCGTTTGGATTTTTCGCCGTCGCATTGGGAACCGCGGTGTTACCGCTCGCGACATTATGTGTCGTCATCCCGCTGAAACAAAGAACTGTGCATAGAACATCAACGGTCCATTCCTCCATTTCGCAAATTCTCCGTGCTGTTTGGCTTCCCGGGACTGGACTGGGACTGACTGCGGTCGGGTTCGGTTCCATCACAACCTTTGGGGCATTGTTATTTGCCGATCGTGGCTGGGAAGCGACGTGGCTTGTATTCACATCGTTAAGTGCCGCCTTTATTCTCGGACGGGTTGTGTTCGGCCATATACCGGATAGGATTGGGGGGGCGCGTTCGGCGTTAATCAGCGTGTTTGTAGAAGCAGCGGGTTTGTTCTTGATATGGCTCGCCTCAGGACCGCTCTTGGTCTTTATCGGGGCTGCGGTAACTGGTTTGGGATACGCCCTTGTGTATCCAGGCTTCGGACTGGAAGCGATGCACATGACCCCTTCAGAAGACCATGGTCTCGCCATGGGAGCCTATACTGCATTTCTCGACCTGGCTCTTGGCATTACCGGTCCCTCTCTTGGTCTTGTGGCAAGTTGGGTCGGCCTGGAATTTATTTTTCTTGTCGCCGGGATAAGCGTCCTCGCTGCCGCGTGGATTGCACTCGTCCTGATGCGGAATGGAAGAAGGGCGCCGGGTGCAGCTGGCTAA
- the hydF gene encoding [FeFe] hydrogenase H-cluster maturation GTPase HydF — protein sequence MSENAPRGVRMVITLVGRRNAGKSSLINALAEQEIAIVSEQPGTTTDPVAKHYELLPLGPVTFYDTAGLDDTGKLGAQRVNATKKVLSRTDVALLVVGESGLGDAERTFLRTFHKETIPVIVVFNKADVACLRTDDVEFCEANRIPHMSVSAKAGLAIDDLKKTVIDHAPREFTEEPVLIGDLINEGDTVLCVVPIDLAAPKGRLILPQIQVLRDTLDSDGIGLVVKERELEHALSMLSDEPALVVTDSQVVLKVAADVPETIPLTTFSILFARYKGNLASLVQGAKTIDSLQDGDRVLMCEACSHHAVADDIGRVKIPRWITQYTGKDLKFIMYSGHDFPEDLEDYALAIHCGGCMINRTAMLRRIRECTRRGVPVTNYGVAISKVQGVLERVIKPFDLE from the coding sequence ATGTCTGAAAACGCTCCCAGAGGGGTACGAATGGTCATTACCCTGGTTGGTCGACGCAATGCGGGCAAATCCTCACTCATCAATGCTCTTGCTGAACAGGAAATTGCTATTGTTTCCGAGCAGCCCGGCACCACGACCGATCCCGTTGCCAAACACTATGAACTGTTACCTCTTGGCCCGGTCACGTTTTACGATACGGCCGGACTCGATGATACCGGCAAACTCGGCGCACAACGTGTCAACGCAACCAAGAAAGTCCTCAGCCGTACGGATGTAGCATTGCTCGTCGTTGGCGAAAGCGGTCTGGGCGATGCGGAGCGCACATTTTTACGCACATTCCATAAAGAAACGATTCCCGTCATCGTTGTCTTCAACAAGGCCGACGTCGCCTGCCTTCGTACCGACGATGTCGAGTTTTGTGAGGCAAACCGCATTCCGCACATGAGCGTGAGCGCGAAAGCCGGTTTAGCGATTGATGATCTCAAAAAAACGGTCATTGATCACGCTCCTCGCGAATTCACGGAGGAACCGGTTCTCATCGGCGACCTTATCAACGAAGGCGATACCGTGCTCTGTGTCGTCCCTATTGATCTTGCCGCCCCCAAAGGCCGACTGATCCTGCCCCAAATCCAGGTTCTACGCGACACCCTTGACAGTGATGGCATAGGCCTTGTTGTCAAAGAACGAGAACTTGAACACGCCCTCAGCATGCTCAGTGACGAACCTGCTCTTGTTGTCACCGACTCTCAGGTCGTGCTCAAAGTTGCCGCCGATGTTCCGGAGACCATTCCGCTGACTACCTTTTCGATCCTCTTTGCCCGCTATAAAGGCAATCTCGCGAGCCTTGTACAGGGAGCCAAAACAATTGATTCTCTCCAGGATGGAGACAGGGTTCTCATGTGCGAAGCTTGTTCCCACCACGCCGTTGCCGACGATATCGGTCGTGTCAAAATTCCCCGATGGATTACGCAGTACACCGGCAAGGACCTGAAGTTCATTATGTATTCTGGGCATGATTTTCCCGAAGATCTTGAAGACTATGCTCTGGCTATCCATTGCGGTGGTTGCATGATCAACCGTACAGCAATGCTCCGCCGTATCCGGGAATGCACCCGTCGCGGCGTCCCCGTCACCAATTATGGAGTTGCGATATCCAAGGTACAAGGAGTGTTAGAACGCGTGATTAAACCGTTTGATTTGGAATAG